A genomic region of Paenibacillus sp. PL2-23 contains the following coding sequences:
- a CDS encoding RNA-guided endonuclease InsQ/TnpB family protein codes for MIVTVTAKIKIKPSDSQMMALQQTMIAYRQGCNFVSALVFETSERRQSALHRMTYRTLRSAMGLRSQMAQSVLKTVRAKYKTILSSGHAWTLVQFKKPEYDLVWRRDYSLSAKLFSVNTLQGRIKIPFEAKGMETYFDGTWTFGTAKLVCKKQKWFLHIPVSKEMASPELKEIEHVAGIDLGINFVATVYDTEGRTLFFRGRELKHKRANYQRLRSELQRKQTASSRRRLKQIGERENRWMTDVNHQVSKALVTRYGANTLFVLEDLTGIRRRAEKAQLKHRYVTVSWAFYQLRQMVTYKAKLAGSMVIAVDPKHTSQACPLCRHTAKENRDKRRHRFRCQACGYASNDDRIGAMNLCLKGKEYLLEGAGLA; via the coding sequence ATGATCGTTACCGTGACGGCGAAAATCAAAATCAAACCGTCAGACAGTCAAATGATGGCCCTGCAACAAACGATGATCGCTTATCGTCAAGGCTGTAATTTTGTCTCTGCCCTTGTGTTTGAGACGAGCGAGCGCCGGCAGTCTGCCCTGCACCGAATGACGTATCGAACCCTGCGCAGCGCGATGGGCCTGCGTTCTCAAATGGCGCAGTCGGTATTGAAAACGGTACGGGCTAAATACAAGACCATCTTGAGCAGTGGGCATGCTTGGACTCTCGTACAATTTAAGAAGCCGGAATACGATCTCGTCTGGAGACGGGATTACTCGCTAAGCGCAAAGCTATTCTCCGTCAATACGCTGCAAGGCCGCATTAAGATCCCCTTCGAAGCCAAAGGAATGGAGACCTATTTCGACGGCACATGGACATTCGGTACAGCCAAGCTGGTATGCAAAAAACAGAAGTGGTTTTTGCATATTCCAGTGTCTAAGGAAATGGCCTCTCCTGAGCTTAAGGAGATTGAACACGTTGCAGGGATTGATCTGGGCATCAACTTTGTAGCTACGGTGTATGACACCGAGGGGAGAACGCTGTTTTTTCGAGGAAGGGAGCTCAAACACAAACGAGCCAACTACCAACGATTGCGTTCCGAGCTGCAACGCAAACAAACGGCTTCGTCCCGCCGCAGGCTGAAGCAAATCGGAGAACGAGAAAACCGCTGGATGACCGATGTGAACCATCAGGTAAGTAAGGCACTCGTTACCCGATATGGGGCGAATACGCTGTTTGTGCTGGAGGATTTGACAGGGATCCGCCGCAGGGCGGAAAAGGCACAGCTGAAGCATCGGTATGTGACGGTATCGTGGGCTTTCTATCAGCTGCGTCAGATGGTGACGTATAAGGCGAAGCTTGCAGGATCGATGGTGATAGCCGTGGATCCGAAGCACACTTCGCAAGCGTGTCCCCTATGCCGCCACACGGCCAAAGAAAACCGGGATAAACGCAGGCATCGCTTTCGTTGCCAGGCATGCGGATATGCAAGCAATGATGACCGGATCGGCGCCATGAATCTCTGTTTGAAGGGAAAAGAGTACCTTCTTGAAGGTGCAGGCTTAGCATGA
- a CDS encoding NUDIX domain-containing protein, translating into MSYIMDLRKLVGTRPLIMAGSCVLVFNEQGQLLLQRRTDSNDWGTLGGALELGESFEEAAARELHEEAGLTAKSYTFINIAQDTPVFYKRGRNGRSALAEMIFGVFLFSLLC; encoded by the coding sequence ATGAGCTACATAATGGATTTACGAAAATTAGTGGGCACAAGGCCATTAATTATGGCTGGTTCTTGTGTGCTTGTATTCAACGAGCAAGGTCAATTACTTCTGCAGAGAAGAACTGACAGCAATGACTGGGGAACTTTAGGTGGAGCACTTGAGCTGGGAGAATCATTTGAGGAAGCGGCTGCCCGTGAGCTGCACGAGGAGGCTGGATTGACGGCTAAATCGTATACATTCATCAATATCGCCCAGGATACTCCCGTCTTCTATAAGCGGGGGAGGAATGGGCGTTCGGCGTTAGCCGAAATGATATTTGGTGTGTTCTTGTTCTCCCTACTATGCTAA
- a CDS encoding histidine phosphatase family protein, translated as MKTKIYFVRHAESIYINGQERTRGLSEKGRLQAIRVKEKLISLDIHYILSSPYERAIQTITPLADELQKEIILFEGLTERELGEIGEVNFNEAKHRLYSDFTFQYPDGESSHTAQTRAIHDLHYILRNYKGKSIVIGTHGDIMTLMLSYFDKQYNIEFWKSTTMPDIYQLQFHGTTLEKVQRL; from the coding sequence GTGAAAACCAAAATCTATTTTGTACGGCATGCGGAGTCGATTTATATCAACGGTCAGGAGCGAACAAGAGGGTTATCGGAGAAGGGAAGGCTGCAAGCAATAAGGGTCAAAGAAAAATTAATAAGCCTTGATATTCATTATATATTGTCGAGTCCATATGAAAGGGCGATCCAAACGATAACACCCTTGGCGGATGAGTTGCAGAAAGAAATAATCTTATTCGAGGGTCTTACGGAGAGAGAGCTTGGTGAAATTGGTGAAGTGAATTTCAATGAAGCTAAGCATAGACTCTATTCGGATTTTACTTTCCAATACCCTGATGGTGAAAGCAGCCATACAGCGCAAACAAGAGCAATTCATGATTTGCACTATATTTTACGTAATTATAAAGGCAAAAGCATTGTTATAGGCACCCATGGGGACATTATGACATTGATGCTTAGTTATTTTGATAAGCAATATAACATTGAATTTTGGAAGTCGACAACAATGCCTGATATCTATCAGCTGCAATTTCATGGCACGACGTTAGAGAAGGTACAAAGACTTTGA
- a CDS encoding VOC family protein translates to MSEAFSFLRIGYVYVPTTRLDESIAWYTENLDFKLMNKFEDRGSLIAVLHHPHQNAIALLLIETRDKQSLEIIRNGKPYPIMAINCPDIEYTHKRLKDKGIPVEELNTMGAGEAKYFYFRDNEGNFLEAAWSIWDPKDEIKADFNTSRSNG, encoded by the coding sequence ATGAGCGAAGCCTTTTCATTTTTGCGAATTGGGTATGTATACGTTCCGACAACTCGTCTTGACGAGTCCATTGCTTGGTATACCGAAAACTTGGATTTCAAACTCATGAATAAATTTGAGGATCGCGGATCATTAATTGCGGTATTGCATCATCCACATCAGAACGCAATAGCCTTGCTGCTTATTGAAACAAGGGATAAGCAGTCCTTGGAGATCATTAGAAATGGGAAACCATATCCGATCATGGCCATTAATTGCCCAGATATTGAATATACACACAAACGGCTGAAGGATAAAGGGATACCGGTTGAAGAGCTAAATACCATGGGAGCTGGAGAAGCGAAGTATTTTTATTTTAGGGATAATGAAGGGAACTTCTTGGAGGCAGCTTGGTCTATATGGGATCCTAAAGATGAGATTAAAGCAGATTTTAATACTAGTAGGTCTAACGGGTAG
- a CDS encoding IS1380 family transposase translates to MKSTTKIATLKTEFSMRNATNFAGAKAILAFLETIRLKQVLKTLGLAKAANAIFPTHHIIQYLIIGWLLGCERLFHFNTLQADALVKHALGGRLPHHSLLNKELLRLGAAHDELAPALRKLNVDILSPVLPDSLILDLDSTVETVYGNQQGAAVGVNSHKRGRKSYHPLLVYEGQTKMLVNAALRSGNTGSSTDVLPFVKGTLDLLGSRKVRYIRFDKGFGGEEFYDFWESRQIGYVGKLKWTKRLAQQVEECKHWTRFVDEDWIIEGIVLCYKASTWEKTRRVAVIRKMQTYEDDHPLLKLDTFWQYEAMVTTEDWKAIDIWRFYNRRCCMENYIKEGKNGFAIHRIPTQSFAANEIDLLLKLLAYNLFERFKLHCCDPIHRSFTIQRFRREFIHCAGVLVQSGRILKLKMAESFPNRWAWLSMERKSILLE, encoded by the coding sequence GTGAAGTCTACCACAAAAATCGCTACTTTGAAAACGGAATTTTCTATGAGAAATGCTACAAATTTTGCAGGTGCTAAGGCCATACTTGCATTCCTTGAAACGATCCGTTTGAAGCAAGTGTTAAAGACGCTTGGCTTGGCCAAAGCGGCTAACGCCATTTTCCCCACTCATCACATCATTCAATATCTAATCATTGGCTGGCTCCTGGGCTGCGAAAGGCTCTTTCATTTTAACACGCTTCAGGCTGACGCCTTAGTAAAGCATGCCCTTGGCGGGCGATTGCCTCACCACTCCTTGCTAAACAAGGAGTTGCTTCGACTTGGCGCGGCACATGACGAGCTTGCTCCAGCGCTTCGAAAGCTGAATGTAGATATCCTTTCACCGGTACTACCCGACTCCCTTATTCTCGATCTGGATTCCACGGTGGAGACCGTGTACGGCAATCAACAGGGGGCGGCGGTTGGCGTTAATAGCCACAAGCGTGGACGCAAAAGCTACCATCCCTTGCTGGTATACGAAGGTCAGACCAAAATGCTAGTGAACGCCGCACTCCGTTCCGGAAACACCGGCAGTTCGACCGATGTTCTTCCTTTTGTGAAGGGGACCCTCGACCTTCTGGGTTCAAGGAAGGTCCGCTACATTCGATTCGATAAAGGGTTCGGCGGAGAAGAATTCTACGACTTTTGGGAATCTCGCCAAATCGGCTATGTTGGCAAATTAAAATGGACAAAACGCCTCGCCCAGCAAGTGGAGGAGTGCAAACATTGGACACGATTCGTCGATGAAGATTGGATCATCGAGGGAATCGTACTTTGCTACAAAGCCAGCACGTGGGAGAAGACTCGTCGTGTGGCTGTCATTCGAAAGATGCAAACTTACGAAGATGATCATCCATTACTAAAACTGGACACATTCTGGCAGTATGAAGCGATGGTCACAACAGAAGACTGGAAAGCCATCGATATATGGCGATTCTATAACCGACGCTGCTGCATGGAGAACTACATTAAGGAAGGCAAAAACGGGTTTGCCATCCATCGTATTCCGACGCAATCCTTTGCTGCCAATGAGATTGATCTGTTACTAAAGCTGCTGGCATACAATTTGTTCGAGCGATTCAAGCTGCATTGTTGCGACCCGATTCATCGTTCGTTTACCATCCAGCGGTTTCGTCGGGAGTTTATCCATTGTGCTGGCGTGCTAGTTCAAAGTGGTCGTATTCTCAAATTGAAAATGGCTGAATCCTTCCCCAATCGATGGGCATGGCTTAGCATGGAACGAAAAAGTATTTTATTGGAATGA
- a CDS encoding pentapeptide repeat-containing protein, translated as MSNLPNSLHDTSRDNLRADCEKCFGLCCVALNFSVSEGFPIDKEAGRPCLNLQPDFRCRVHESLSKRGLKGCIAFDCFGAGQKVSQISFGGQDWGTAPEFAKQMFKVFIIMMQLHEMLWYLAEALTLHQAQSIHNELQFMLEETQQLTYLSPDSLMKLDMAEHRASVNTLLIKTSELVRSEARSRLKARSGHTARSKLQKTIGRGADLIGADLRRLDLRGTNLRGAYLIAADLRGNNLSGTDFIGADFRDADIRGADLSKSIFLTQAQLNAAKGDAHTKLPPLLIHPTHWYVS; from the coding sequence TTGTCGAATCTACCAAATTCATTACACGATACAAGTCGCGATAATCTTCGGGCTGACTGCGAAAAATGTTTTGGATTGTGCTGTGTTGCATTGAACTTCTCAGTTTCGGAAGGTTTCCCCATCGACAAGGAGGCCGGCCGACCCTGCCTCAACCTGCAGCCAGACTTTCGCTGTCGTGTCCACGAAAGTCTCAGCAAACGTGGCCTTAAAGGATGTATAGCTTTTGACTGCTTTGGCGCGGGACAAAAGGTTTCCCAAATCAGCTTCGGCGGACAAGACTGGGGGACAGCCCCTGAATTCGCGAAGCAGATGTTCAAAGTATTCATAATCATGATGCAGCTTCACGAAATGCTCTGGTATCTGGCAGAAGCGCTCACGTTACATCAGGCCCAGTCTATCCATAATGAGCTTCAATTCATGCTTGAAGAAACCCAACAACTCACATACCTCAGCCCTGACTCTCTCATGAAACTAGACATGGCAGAACATCGAGCTTCCGTGAACACTCTACTCATAAAGACCAGTGAGCTTGTTCGATCTGAGGCTCGGAGCAGACTCAAGGCCCGTTCGGGACACACGGCTCGGTCTAAGCTTCAGAAGACCATTGGTCGTGGCGCAGACCTTATTGGTGCCGACCTCAGAAGATTGGACCTCAGAGGAACTAACTTGAGAGGAGCATATCTTATTGCTGCTGACCTTAGAGGAAACAACCTTAGTGGAACTGATTTCATCGGGGCAGATTTCCGGGATGCTGACATTAGAGGCGCTGACCTTTCCAAAAGTATCTTTCTTACCCAAGCTCAATTAAATGCTGCAAAGGGAGACGCTCACACAAAATTGCCGCCACTGCTTATACATCCAACACATTGGTATGTAAGCTAA
- a CDS encoding DUF4259 domain-containing protein, translating into MMGAWGSGNLENDTVLDWVAELLEIKDLNRISEAIEMVLDEDDIDADTASIGIGAIEILAALQGNTGKEKYEDELEVWISEHKGFGHQLLDSARLALKKILADSELKELWEESDHYEDWIRAIKELEGRVS; encoded by the coding sequence ATGATGGGAGCATGGGGATCCGGAAATCTCGAAAATGATACTGTACTGGATTGGGTAGCAGAGTTATTGGAAATCAAAGATTTGAATAGGATATCCGAAGCTATTGAAATGGTACTCGATGAAGATGATATAGATGCTGACACGGCTTCCATTGGTATTGGGGCAATTGAAATTCTGGCAGCATTGCAAGGCAACACCGGGAAAGAAAAATATGAAGATGAGCTTGAAGTATGGATCAGTGAACATAAAGGGTTTGGCCACCAATTACTAGATTCTGCTAGATTGGCCTTAAAAAAGATTCTGGCAGACTCAGAGCTTAAAGAACTATGGGAGGAATCTGATCATTATGAGGATTGGATTCGTGCGATTAAGGAATTGGAAGGTAGAGTATCGTAA
- a CDS encoding reverse transcriptase domain-containing protein — protein sequence MISPLLANLYLNELDWELEEHGIRFVRYADDFLLFAKTEEEIKRAAEITQTKLQELGLEVAIEKTKTVNFNDDDFDFLGFTFQHWRERKKDGKRYFIAKPKDSTWKDFKQKIKAKTKKTLTLNKKEWLERVNPVIRGKVNYFLNLFKAMEENRRYGQESRCFVNACRNNLLDVDGYIRKRLRVAMIHKHPSQRKGHAMKTKWNNEFFARIGLIPAHWLYLHEQYGYSLDDYLDYMKTRQAAKQQRKVQKAKERGEEYYTPERVRKMQYAQRLATY from the coding sequence GTGATATCGCCGCTACTTGCCAACCTGTATCTAAACGAGCTCGATTGGGAGCTAGAGGAGCATGGCATCCGATTCGTGCGCTATGCAGATGACTTCTTGCTTTTTGCCAAAACAGAAGAGGAGATCAAGAGAGCCGCGGAAATTACCCAAACGAAGCTACAAGAGCTAGGGCTCGAAGTAGCCATAGAGAAAACGAAAACGGTAAATTTCAATGACGACGATTTTGATTTTCTGGGCTTTACATTCCAGCATTGGCGGGAACGCAAGAAAGATGGAAAGCGCTACTTCATAGCCAAGCCGAAGGACAGCACGTGGAAGGACTTCAAACAGAAGATCAAAGCCAAAACGAAGAAGACGCTGACCCTCAACAAAAAGGAGTGGTTGGAGAGAGTAAATCCCGTCATACGTGGGAAGGTGAATTACTTTCTGAACTTGTTCAAAGCGATGGAGGAAAACAGAAGGTACGGGCAAGAAAGCCGCTGCTTCGTAAATGCATGTCGTAATAACCTACTAGACGTGGATGGGTATATAAGGAAGAGGCTACGAGTCGCCATGATACACAAACATCCAAGTCAAAGGAAGGGACATGCGATGAAAACGAAGTGGAACAACGAGTTCTTTGCTCGTATTGGACTCATTCCTGCGCACTGGCTGTACCTCCATGAGCAATATGGCTACTCCCTTGACGATTACCTAGATTACATGAAGACGCGTCAGGCAGCAAAACAACAACGTAAAGTGCAAAAAGCAAAAGAACGCGGCGAGGAGTATTACACTCCCGAGCGCGTTCGTAAAATGCAATATGCCCAGCGACTAGCAACTTATTGA
- a CDS encoding tyrosine-type recombinase/integrase — protein MEILPFRELTTCLEKELYRLHYNEQTIKYYRSMWRRIASYLESESIHHFSEEAGLRFLEREYNYFELEKAGNLTQSIINVFRVVRMPGDYQLHGCILRRYYKQKKLLQSMAYEEMLQRYCMHCERKDYSRATQQHYRKATEKFLSFLESKGISDCAAISAASLNDYINTLLGYSYKMVEQQLCALRSFLRFLHNNQLHPLDLTAVIPSINARKQSRIPSVWSPENVTKLLEAIDRGNPAGKRDYAMILIVARLGLRSIDLKRLKLENLKWQENRITLMQSKTSRELHLPLLPDVGWAIIDYLKHGRPKVDSPFVFLRHLAPLEPFADEHHLHRIIEKYMKLAKIPMSPQKKRGMHSLRHTLASRLLQENTPLSVISDILGHVSSDSTAVYLKVDVEMLRECALNPEGVLPHA, from the coding sequence ATGGAAATCCTACCTTTTCGAGAGTTAACGACCTGTCTCGAGAAAGAACTGTACCGTCTGCATTACAACGAGCAGACGATCAAGTATTACAGATCGATGTGGCGACGAATTGCCAGCTATTTGGAGTCGGAAAGCATTCATCACTTTTCCGAGGAGGCCGGACTTCGCTTTCTCGAACGGGAGTACAATTATTTCGAACTCGAGAAAGCCGGGAACCTTACACAGTCCATCATCAATGTCTTCCGGGTAGTTAGAATGCCTGGAGATTACCAACTGCATGGCTGCATTCTACGCCGATATTACAAGCAGAAAAAGTTATTACAAAGTATGGCGTACGAAGAAATGCTCCAACGCTACTGCATGCACTGCGAAAGGAAGGACTATTCAAGAGCAACACAGCAACATTACAGGAAGGCCACTGAAAAATTTTTGAGCTTCTTGGAATCTAAGGGGATTTCAGACTGTGCGGCTATCTCCGCTGCCAGCTTGAACGACTACATCAACACCTTACTCGGATACAGTTACAAGATGGTCGAGCAACAACTTTGCGCGCTTCGTTCTTTTCTTCGTTTCCTTCACAACAACCAGCTTCATCCGCTGGATCTGACTGCAGTCATCCCGTCCATAAATGCGAGAAAGCAAAGCCGTATTCCTTCCGTCTGGTCACCAGAGAATGTGACGAAACTGCTTGAGGCAATTGACAGAGGCAACCCAGCCGGAAAACGGGATTATGCTATGATTCTCATCGTTGCTCGTCTGGGGCTAAGATCCATAGACCTTAAACGATTGAAGCTGGAGAATCTGAAATGGCAAGAGAATCGTATCACGCTTATGCAGTCGAAGACTTCGAGAGAGCTACATTTGCCGCTTTTACCGGACGTCGGTTGGGCGATTATTGACTACCTCAAACACGGGCGTCCGAAAGTGGATTCTCCCTTTGTATTTTTGCGGCATCTTGCACCGCTTGAGCCTTTCGCAGACGAGCACCATCTACACCGGATCATTGAGAAATACATGAAGCTAGCCAAGATCCCAATGAGTCCCCAGAAGAAAAGAGGAATGCATTCTTTACGGCATACGCTGGCTAGCCGGCTTCTTCAAGAGAATACTCCTTTGTCTGTCATCTCCGACATATTGGGGCATGTGAGTTCGGACTCGACAGCCGTTTATCTGAAAGTTGATGTAGAGATGCTACGCGAGTGTGCCTTGAACCCTGAGGGGGTACTCCCCCATGCCTGA
- a CDS encoding tyrosine-type recombinase/integrase: MPEYIYSSPFQTYIREVICQKQSLGYKYDSSARSLYKFDQFCLEYGYTESVLSKELVQAWNQKRPNEAQATLRNRVVVVRQLALYMSRLGIQAYILPKNTLPKEPRYIPYIFSNEELAAIFRQADACYYRPEVPNRQWIMPLLFRMLYGCGLRISEALHLKMRDVDLENGVLTILDGKFDKDRLVPLSHELLQRCHTYVKQVHMFSGADVYFFPNPNGQAVTHNNVYKNFRKFLWKARISHGGWGKGPRIHDFRHTFAVHCLRRWVLEGKDLTAYLPVLKTYLGHHSFSDTSQYLRLTAELYPDITTKVEHAFGHVIPAKGGDDLEAD, encoded by the coding sequence ATGCCTGAATACATCTACAGTAGTCCATTCCAAACCTACATCCGGGAAGTGATCTGCCAAAAACAGTCGCTCGGCTACAAATACGACAGTAGCGCCCGGTCACTGTACAAATTTGATCAATTTTGTTTGGAATATGGCTACACCGAGTCTGTACTCTCTAAAGAACTCGTTCAAGCCTGGAACCAGAAGAGGCCAAATGAAGCCCAGGCAACCCTCCGTAACAGAGTCGTGGTGGTCCGGCAGTTAGCGTTGTATATGAGTCGGCTTGGCATCCAAGCTTACATACTGCCCAAAAACACCTTGCCAAAGGAACCACGATACATCCCATATATATTCAGCAATGAGGAACTCGCGGCGATTTTTAGGCAAGCTGATGCTTGTTATTACCGTCCCGAGGTTCCCAACAGACAATGGATTATGCCACTCTTATTTCGTATGCTTTACGGATGCGGTCTGCGGATTTCAGAGGCCCTTCATCTTAAAATGCGGGATGTGGACTTGGAAAACGGTGTGCTAACCATTCTGGATGGGAAGTTCGATAAAGACAGGCTCGTCCCCCTTTCTCATGAGCTTCTTCAGCGATGCCATACCTATGTGAAGCAGGTTCATATGTTTTCGGGTGCGGACGTCTATTTTTTCCCGAACCCGAACGGACAAGCAGTCACTCACAACAATGTGTACAAGAACTTTCGAAAATTCCTATGGAAGGCTCGAATTTCCCACGGAGGGTGGGGAAAGGGACCACGCATCCACGACTTCCGCCATACGTTTGCCGTCCACTGCCTGCGTCGCTGGGTTCTGGAAGGAAAAGACCTAACCGCTTATTTGCCAGTCCTTAAAACGTACTTAGGACACCATTCGTTTAGCGATACATCCCAATACTTGAGACTAACCGCGGAGCTTTACCCGGATATTACGACAAAGGTGGAACATGCTTTCGGCCACGTGATCCCCGCTAAGGGAGGCGATGATCTTGAAGCCGACTGA
- a CDS encoding site-specific integrase, which translates to MILKPTDFAKVLSRYLSAYLPGQRNMSPNTISSYRDTFKLFLTYCKQNGLLIERLTLAQVDEALVLAFLKWLEEERNNGISTRNQRLACIHAFFRYVQTEHPVGLVIYQKILAIPMKKTPKPTVKHLTPDSLQLILAQPDLETPGGRRDATLLSVLYDTGARVQELVDLRVRDVRLDPPPVLSLTGKGRKTRHVPIMSNTEAILRQYMVENRLLHNGEQDRPLFCNRQHSKMTREGVAFILDKYVARARAVSSAIPDKVTPHVLRHTKAMHLLQAGVNLIYIRDLLGHVDIATTEVYARADTELKRKALEQAYPNMVVEGLPQWNQDEGLIEWLTSL; encoded by the coding sequence ATGATCTTGAAGCCGACTGACTTTGCCAAGGTGTTATCCCGCTATTTATCTGCTTATCTTCCGGGACAGCGGAATATGAGTCCTAATACGATCTCTTCCTACCGCGATACGTTTAAGTTGTTCCTCACGTACTGCAAACAGAACGGGCTCTTGATTGAACGGCTTACCTTGGCGCAAGTAGATGAGGCACTTGTTCTCGCCTTTCTAAAGTGGCTCGAAGAGGAAAGAAACAACGGCATTTCTACGCGGAACCAACGTCTGGCTTGCATCCATGCGTTTTTTCGCTATGTACAGACGGAACATCCTGTCGGTTTAGTCATCTACCAGAAGATCCTAGCCATTCCAATGAAAAAGACACCAAAGCCGACGGTGAAACATCTTACCCCCGATTCGTTGCAACTCATACTGGCGCAGCCCGATCTGGAAACGCCCGGAGGCCGCAGAGATGCGACGCTGCTATCCGTTTTGTACGATACGGGAGCACGGGTACAGGAATTGGTTGATCTTCGTGTCCGAGACGTTCGCTTAGACCCGCCACCAGTTCTAAGTCTGACTGGCAAAGGACGAAAGACAAGACATGTCCCTATTATGTCAAACACGGAGGCTATACTCCGGCAGTATATGGTCGAGAACCGCTTGCTACACAATGGCGAGCAAGACCGGCCGCTTTTCTGTAACCGCCAACATAGCAAGATGACGCGGGAAGGTGTCGCCTTTATCTTGGATAAATATGTTGCTCGTGCTCGTGCAGTCTCTTCCGCCATTCCAGATAAGGTGACTCCACATGTACTGAGACATACTAAAGCGATGCATTTATTACAGGCCGGGGTAAATCTAATTTACATTCGAGACTTGCTCGGACATGTTGATATTGCGACAACGGAAGTGTACGCACGGGCAGATACAGAGTTAAAAAGAAAGGCGTTGGAGCAGGCCTATCCCAACATGGTGGTGGAGGGGCTTCCCCAATGGAACCAAGACGAGGGCCTCATCGAGTGGCTGACCAGCCTTTAG
- a CDS encoding reverse transcriptase domain-containing protein, which produces MNQELKLKWHSIYGQILFERRLYEAWEQVKANKGAGGIDGVTLETYGRKLEDNLASLLNKLRAKEYVPSPVRRRYIPKKNGKLRPLGIPNIEDRIVQQAIVNVLQPKCEELIFHRWSCGYRPNYGAKRVAQIILWNVETDHNYIYDCDIKGFFDNISHKSLMRVLTKYIADGTVLDMIWKWLKAGYMEEGKYHEVDSGTPQGGLCKALHNPPYEK; this is translated from the coding sequence ATGAATCAAGAGTTGAAGCTAAAGTGGCACAGCATCTACGGGCAGATTTTGTTCGAGAGGCGACTTTATGAAGCGTGGGAACAAGTCAAGGCAAATAAAGGAGCCGGAGGCATCGACGGAGTAACACTGGAAACGTACGGGAGGAAACTGGAGGACAATCTTGCCAGTCTCCTGAACAAGCTGAGGGCGAAGGAGTATGTCCCATCTCCCGTGCGCAGACGGTATATACCCAAGAAGAACGGGAAATTGCGACCGCTAGGTATACCCAATATCGAAGATCGGATCGTACAGCAAGCCATTGTCAACGTTCTTCAACCAAAGTGTGAAGAACTCATCTTCCATCGTTGGTCATGCGGATACCGACCCAACTATGGGGCGAAACGGGTAGCACAGATCATCCTATGGAACGTCGAGACAGATCACAATTACATTTACGACTGCGATATCAAGGGCTTTTTCGATAACATTTCGCACAAGAGTCTTATGCGAGTGCTTACGAAATATATAGCGGATGGAACAGTGTTAGACATGATCTGGAAATGGCTGAAGGCAGGGTACATGGAAGAAGGAAAATACCACGAGGTAGACTCTGGCACCCCCCAGGGCGGATTATGCAAAGCTTTGCATAATCCGCCTTATGAGAAGTAA